In a single window of the Ancylobacter polymorphus genome:
- a CDS encoding DUF447 domain-containing protein: MIREAIVTTRSLNGEPHIAPMGATVIEGGYLLMPFRPSRTLENLAATRIAVVNFTDDVRIFASCVVGRRLNVDVKKATYIDCPRLADALSHDEVTVERAEDDPQRPKFFCKTYHSEGHTRFDGMNRAKAAVLEAAVLVSRLNMLPDEKVDQEMAYLAIAVEKTAGPDELEAWGWMLEAVAEHRRRRAS, from the coding sequence GTGATCCGTGAAGCCATCGTCACCACCCGCTCGCTCAATGGCGAGCCGCACATCGCCCCGATGGGCGCGACGGTGATCGAGGGCGGCTATCTGCTCATGCCCTTCCGCCCCTCGCGCACGCTGGAGAACCTCGCCGCCACCCGCATCGCCGTGGTCAATTTCACCGACGACGTGCGCATTTTCGCCAGCTGCGTCGTCGGCCGCCGGCTGAATGTGGATGTGAAGAAGGCGACCTATATCGACTGCCCCCGCCTTGCCGATGCGCTCTCGCATGACGAGGTGACGGTGGAGCGCGCGGAGGACGACCCGCAGCGGCCGAAATTCTTCTGCAAGACCTATCATTCCGAAGGCCACACCCGCTTCGACGGCATGAACCGCGCCAAGGCGGCGGTGCTGGAAGCCGCCGTGCTGGTGAGCCGGCTGAACATGCTGCCGGACGAGAAGGTCGATCAGGAAATGGCCTATCTCGCCATCGCGGTGGAGAAGACCGCCGGGCCGGACGAGCTGGAAGCCTGGGGCTGGATGCTGGAGGCCGTGGCGGAACACCGCCGCCGGCGCGCCTCGTGA
- a CDS encoding (5-formylfuran-3-yl)methyl phosphate synthase has protein sequence MSPAAPGLLASVTDLHEMELARAGGADIVDLKQPAFGALGAWSTQALTAAVMLWSAWGEQLGAAGRPALSATVGDQPMVPGLIRAAAERVAGTGVPLVKVGLFVSPHAHECIEALAPLASRVRLIGVLFADEAPDFAVLAALGRAGFAGVMIDTADKKAGPLTAHLDPLTLGQFVAEARRHGLMTGLAGSLRLEDIRALVGVGADYLGFRGALCEGGRTGTLDPARLGQVHTRLREPSDH, from the coding sequence GTGAGCCCGGCCGCGCCCGGCCTGCTGGCCAGCGTCACCGATCTGCACGAAATGGAGCTGGCGCGGGCCGGCGGCGCCGATATCGTCGATCTCAAGCAGCCGGCTTTCGGCGCGCTGGGAGCCTGGAGCACGCAAGCCCTCACCGCCGCCGTCATGCTGTGGAGCGCCTGGGGCGAGCAGCTCGGCGCGGCCGGGCGCCCGGCGCTCAGCGCCACGGTGGGCGACCAGCCCATGGTGCCCGGCCTCATCCGCGCCGCCGCCGAGCGTGTAGCCGGCACCGGCGTGCCGCTGGTCAAGGTCGGCCTTTTCGTCTCCCCCCATGCCCATGAGTGCATCGAGGCGCTGGCCCCGCTCGCCAGCCGGGTGCGGCTGATCGGCGTGCTTTTCGCCGACGAAGCGCCGGATTTCGCCGTGCTTGCCGCGCTCGGCCGCGCCGGCTTCGCCGGGGTGATGATCGACACCGCCGACAAGAAGGCGGGCCCGCTGACCGCGCATCTCGACCCGCTCACTCTGGGCCAGTTCGTCGCCGAGGCGCGCCGGCACGGGCTGATGACCGGCCTCGCCGGCTCGCTGCGGCTGGAGGATATCCGGGCGCTGGTCGGCGTCGGCGCCGATTATCTCGGCTTTCGCGGCGCGCTGTGCGAGGGCGGCCGCACCGGCACGCTCGACCCCGCGCGCCTCGGCCAGGTCCATACCCGCCTGCGCGAGCCGAGCGACCATTAG
- the mgtE gene encoding magnesium transporter yields MDERTEDRRDDTLVNAAALAAELAEEHPADIAEALDEHEPETASAVLASLPREQQVEVLDGPDVDLTSELIEALPVEEAVRLVSDMSADRAADLFRWMDEPARSHLFARLPHETQVELNKLLAWPEHSAGGLMTTEFVTVPASWTVGETLHHLREIERTRETIYAIYVLDPATQKLLKAVTLRRLITGEPEASILSVAPKHDPITADPLMDREDVARLITKYDLLAVPVVDENEHVLGIVTVDDMIDAIIEEGTEDAQKFGGMEALDEPYMEIGFFDMLKKRGGWLSILFLGEMLTANAMQHFEDELERAIVLTLFIPLIMSSGGNSGSQATSLIIRALALGEIKLKDWWRVALRELPSGLVLGSMLAVLGVTRITVWQLAGFHDYGEHWVLVAATVGAALIAIVTFGSLIGSMLPFVLRRLGFDPASASAPFVATFVDVTGLVIYFTVALVILKGTLL; encoded by the coding sequence ATGGACGAACGGACGGAAGACCGCCGCGACGACACGCTTGTAAATGCCGCAGCCCTCGCGGCCGAGCTTGCCGAAGAACACCCCGCCGATATCGCCGAAGCGCTGGACGAGCACGAGCCGGAAACCGCCTCCGCCGTGCTCGCCAGCCTGCCGCGCGAGCAGCAGGTGGAGGTGCTGGACGGCCCCGATGTCGATCTCACCAGCGAGCTGATCGAGGCCCTGCCGGTCGAGGAGGCGGTGCGCCTCGTCTCCGACATGTCGGCCGACCGCGCGGCGGACCTGTTCCGCTGGATGGACGAGCCGGCCCGCTCGCATCTGTTCGCCCGCCTGCCGCACGAGACGCAGGTCGAGCTGAACAAGCTGCTGGCCTGGCCCGAGCACAGCGCCGGCGGGCTGATGACCACGGAATTCGTCACCGTCCCGGCGAGCTGGACGGTGGGCGAGACCCTGCACCATCTGCGCGAGATCGAACGCACGCGCGAGACCATCTACGCCATCTATGTGCTCGACCCCGCGACGCAGAAGCTGCTCAAGGCGGTGACGCTGCGCCGCCTGATCACCGGCGAGCCGGAAGCGTCCATCCTCTCCGTGGCGCCCAAGCACGACCCGATCACCGCCGACCCGCTGATGGACCGCGAAGACGTGGCGCGGCTGATCACCAAATACGACCTGCTCGCCGTCCCCGTGGTGGACGAGAACGAGCATGTGCTCGGCATCGTCACCGTGGACGACATGATCGACGCCATCATCGAGGAAGGCACCGAGGACGCGCAGAAATTCGGCGGCATGGAAGCGCTGGACGAGCCCTATATGGAAATCGGCTTCTTCGACATGCTGAAGAAGCGCGGCGGCTGGCTCTCCATCCTGTTCCTCGGCGAAATGCTCACCGCCAACGCCATGCAGCATTTCGAGGACGAGCTGGAGCGCGCCATCGTGCTCACCCTGTTCATCCCGCTGATCATGAGCTCCGGCGGCAATTCCGGCTCGCAGGCGACCTCGCTCATCATCCGCGCGCTGGCGCTGGGCGAGATCAAGCTGAAGGACTGGTGGCGCGTCGCCCTGCGCGAGCTGCCCTCCGGCCTCGTGCTCGGCTCCATGCTGGCTGTGCTCGGCGTCACCCGCATCACCGTCTGGCAGCTCGCCGGCTTCCACGATTATGGCGAGCACTGGGTACTGGTGGCGGCGACGGTGGGCGCGGCGCTGATCGCCATCGTCACCTTCGGCTCGCTGATCGGCTCGATGCTGCCCTTCGTGCTGCGCCGGCTCGGCTTCGACCCCGCCAGCGCTTCGGCGCCCTTTGTCGCCACCTTCGTCGATGTGACCGGCCTGGTGATCTATTTCACCGTCGCGCTGGTCATCCTCAAGGGCACGCTGCTGTAA
- a CDS encoding formylmethanofuran dehydrogenase subunit C, giving the protein MSGVSLKPRAPFEARVDLSGLTPEVTCPLPLRELEHLEVPCGGRSVKLAELFFIEGAPDGVLLIEIGDVRLDGVGAGMTKGELIVDGRVGAFAGRGMSGGVLRIGGDAGDFLGSEMSGGRIELAGSAGSHAGAAGSGSRRGLSGGVLAIGGDAGPRAAERQRGGLITIAGQAGEGLATDMIAGTVSVGGAIGPLMGRGMKRGTLFVDAVPDLPAGFVDTGTHELVALRLIARRVPELSARLEGWTHARRLVGDTLIGGHGEVLARG; this is encoded by the coding sequence ATGAGCGGGGTTTCTCTCAAGCCGCGCGCGCCCTTCGAGGCCCGCGTCGACCTCTCGGGCCTGACGCCGGAAGTCACTTGCCCGCTGCCGCTGCGCGAACTGGAGCACCTTGAGGTGCCGTGTGGCGGGCGCAGCGTGAAGCTGGCGGAGCTGTTCTTCATCGAGGGCGCGCCCGACGGCGTGCTGCTGATCGAGATCGGCGATGTCAGGCTCGACGGCGTCGGCGCCGGCATGACCAAGGGCGAACTGATCGTCGACGGGCGGGTCGGCGCCTTTGCCGGGCGGGGCATGAGCGGCGGCGTGCTGCGGATTGGCGGCGATGCCGGGGATTTCCTCGGCAGCGAGATGTCCGGCGGGCGGATCGAACTCGCCGGGAGTGCGGGGTCGCATGCCGGCGCGGCCGGATCGGGTTCGCGGCGCGGGCTTTCCGGCGGGGTGCTGGCGATCGGCGGCGATGCCGGCCCGCGCGCGGCCGAGCGCCAGCGCGGCGGGCTGATCACCATCGCCGGCCAGGCCGGGGAGGGGCTCGCCACCGACATGATCGCCGGCACGGTGAGTGTCGGCGGCGCCATCGGCCCGTTGATGGGGCGCGGCATGAAGCGCGGCACCCTCTTCGTCGACGCCGTGCCGGACCTGCCGGCCGGCTTCGTCGACACCGGCACGCATGAACTCGTGGCGCTACGCCTCATCGCCCGGCGCGTCCCGGAGCTTTCCGCCCGGCTGGAGGGTTGGACCCATGCCCGCCGCCTCGTCGGCGACACGCTGATCGGCGGGCACGGCGAGGTGCTGGCGCGGGGGTGA
- the fhcD gene encoding formylmethanofuran--tetrahydromethanopterin N-formyltransferase has translation MILNGVEIRDTFAEAFPMVGTRLIVTADTPEWALIAGRTTTGFATSVIGCGCEAGIERTLSPEETPDGRPGVSLLIFAMDFGSLKKVVPLRLGQCVLTCPTTACYAGIEGGKRVPLAKTIRYFGDGHQISKKIGDKRFWRVPVMEGEFVCDEDTGSVEGVGGGNFLILARSRGEALKAAEAAVAAMVQVPGIILPFPGGVVRSGSKVGSKYKGLFASSNDAYCPTLRGTVPSQLPPEVGSVLEIVIDGVSFEAVAEATRVGITAVCALGAEAGVVAIDAGNYGGNLGPFHFKLREIMQGAGETA, from the coding sequence ATGATCCTCAATGGCGTCGAGATCCGCGACACCTTCGCGGAAGCCTTTCCGATGGTGGGCACGCGGCTCATCGTCACCGCCGACACGCCGGAATGGGCGCTGATCGCCGGGCGCACCACCACGGGTTTCGCCACTTCCGTCATCGGCTGCGGCTGCGAGGCGGGGATCGAGCGCACGCTCAGCCCTGAGGAGACGCCGGACGGGCGGCCGGGCGTGTCCCTGCTCATTTTCGCGATGGATTTCGGCTCGCTGAAGAAGGTGGTGCCGCTGCGGCTCGGCCAATGCGTGCTGACCTGCCCGACCACGGCCTGCTATGCCGGCATCGAGGGCGGCAAGCGCGTGCCGCTGGCGAAAACCATCCGCTATTTCGGCGATGGGCACCAGATTTCCAAGAAGATCGGCGATAAGCGCTTCTGGCGCGTGCCGGTCATGGAAGGTGAGTTCGTCTGCGACGAGGACACCGGCTCGGTGGAAGGCGTCGGCGGCGGCAATTTCCTCATCCTCGCCCGCTCGCGCGGCGAAGCGCTCAAGGCGGCCGAGGCGGCGGTGGCGGCCATGGTGCAGGTGCCGGGCATCATCCTGCCGTTCCCCGGCGGGGTGGTGCGCTCCGGCTCCAAGGTCGGCTCGAAATATAAGGGCCTGTTCGCCTCCTCCAACGACGCCTATTGCCCGACGCTGCGCGGCACGGTGCCGAGCCAGCTTCCCCCTGAGGTCGGCTCGGTGCTGGAAATCGTCATTGACGGGGTGAGCTTCGAAGCGGTGGCGGAAGCGACCAGGGTGGGCATCACCGCCGTCTGCGCGCTGGGCGCGGAAGCGGGGGTGGTGGCGATCGACGCCGGCAATTATGGCGGCAATCTCGGGCCGTTCCATTTCAAGCTGCGTGAGATCATGCAGGGCGCGGGAGAGACGGCATGA